In Plasmodium falciparum 3D7 genome assembly, chromosome: 6, the following proteins share a genomic window:
- a CDS encoding mitochondrial ribosomal protein L19 precursor, putative, with protein MIKRYIRTKVITSLSKYKCYNINNDKTAKHWPNLDCINKEEHNINKKTERDKKKTIPYYKNYMHDFYNRQLMHNLHLSEMNKMNKLRNFKMPKIHTGDLIEVKYELSRSQQTFAIFQGYCVEIRKKRLDSSFIVKNIFDGVGVEQLIPFYSPRILYVKIVKSLHNINEENMKKVYKINKPITRDYRYMWQYNFRGKYERPRGQHKPGIRSLEPKIRRRLAKLKKKYMRRRIESNLSSYIFGGIYAQYTRKRTRLVRAEIYRRMLIYALDEENRRKQKLQKRREKEKWGTFKINRNKGENAFMALPSNHPLSQK; from the exons atg ataaaaagatatataagaACCAAAGTAATTACGAGCTTAAgcaaatataaatgttataatataaataacgaTAAAACAGCAAAACATTGGCCCAACCTTGATTGTATTAATAAGGAggaacataatataaataaaaaaacggAACGGGATAAAAAGAAAACTATACCATACTATAAAAACTATATGcatgatttttataatagACAATTAATGCATAACTTACATTTATcagaaatgaataaaatgaataaattaagAAATTTTAAAATGCCCAAAATACATACTGGTGATTTAATTGAAGTTAAATATGAATTATCAAGATCACAGCAAACCTTTGCAATATTTCAAG gcTACTGCGTggaaattagaaaaaaaagattagattcttcttttatcgttaaaaatatttttgatgGGGTAGGTGTGGAACAGCTGATTCCATTTTATTCACcaagaatattatatgtaaagaTTGTTAAAagtttacataatataaatgaagaaaatatgaaaaaagtttataaaattaataaaccAATTACAAGAGATTATAGATATATGTGGCAGTATAATTTTAGGGGGAAATATGAAAGACCCAGGGGACAACACAAACCAGGTATTCGATCCCTTGAACCTAAAATTCGAAGACGACTAgctaaattaaaaaagaagtaTATGAGAAGAAGAATTGAAAGTAATTTGtcttcttatatatttgGTGGTATATATGCCCAGTATACCAGAAAAAGGACGAGGTTAGTACGAGCAGAAATTTATAGAAGAATGCTTATATACGCTttagatgaagaaaatagaagaaaacaaaaattacaaaaaagaagggaaaaagaaaaatggggtacttttaaaattaataggAATAAGGGGGAAAACGCATTTATGGCTTTACCTTCTAATCATCCGTTGAgtcaaaaataa
- a CDS encoding pre-mRNA-splicing factor SLU7, putative: MNTKNATREEKKKELELNEARKAGKVEALKDEEGNDINPHMPQYIIKAPWYLNQTKPGLKHQRYKGSDKIKIEEERNKKLFLNNNKGQDFCKNCGSVAHKEKDCLERTRKKKVNFMKNDNEDFICVTQDLGYDGNRDRWVGYNVNNFDYIYKEYEKIVEEKKKRKAEDLKKQYEKKSVKKKKTHDNNDDNNNGDNNNDDDEKSSSESENLDESSNEDNKLKPDIMNNQNCTINKNEKNRNIARNLRIREDTAKYLYNLSLNSAFYDPKSRSMREDPFANIRKHLNDDDNYYKGENYYNNTDDAIESKKLEVFAWESYKRGENVHFNAQPTQLELMYKEYLEKKKKIIKKKQEDILKTYKCQNNEEQQPNQEELLQSEVYTEYKPIEQIHNNNMKKNIKVPSKYEEDIYLFDHSSVFGSYYDKHTKKWGYKCCSSTNKYDKCFQT; this comes from the exons atgaataccAAAAATGCCACTCgagaagagaaaaaaaaggagtTAGAATTAAACGAGGCCAGGAAAGCTG GCAAGGTGGAAGCTTTAAAAGATGAAGAAGGCAATGATATAAACCCTCATATGccacaatatattattaaggcCCCGTGGTACTTAAATCAAACAAAACCGG GACTGAAACATCAAAGGTATAAGGGAtctgataaaataaaaatagaagaaGAACGGAACAAAAAACTTTtcttaaataataacaaggGACAAGATTTTTGTAAAAACTGTGGAAGCGTAGCACACAAAGAAAAAGATTGTTTAGAAAGAACtcgaaaaaaaaaggtgaactttatgaaaaatgataatgaagATTTTATTTGTGTTACACAAGATTTAGGATATGATGGTAATAGAGATAGATGGGTTGGATACAATGTTAATAATTTCGATTACATttataaagaatatgaaaagatcgttgaggaaaaaaaaaaaagaaaagcagAAGACTTAAAGAAACAGTATGAAAAGAAATcagtaaagaaaaaaaaaactcatgacaataatgatgataataataatggtgataataataatgatgatgatgaaaaatcAAGTAGTGAAAGCGAAAATTTGGATGAATCATccaatgaagataataaactGAAACCTGATATTATGAACAACCAAAACTGtacaattaataaaaatgaaaaaaatagaaacatAGCTAGAAATTTAAGAATAAGAGAAGATACagcaaaatatttatataacctAAGTTTAAATTCAGCGTTTTATGATCCGAAAAGTAGAAGTATGAGAGAAGATCCTTTTGCTAATATTAGAAAACATctaaatgatgatgataactATTATAAAGgtgaaaattattataataatacagaTGATGCAATCGAATCCAAAAAATTAGAAGTTTTTGCATGGGAAAGTTATAAAAGAGGAGAAAATGTACATTTTAATGCTCAACCAACTCAACTAGAATTAATgtataaagaatatttagaaaaaaaaaaaaaaattataaaaaaaaaacaagaagatattcttaaaacatataaatgtcaaaataatgaagaacaACAACCTAATCAAGAAGAACTTTTACAATCAGAAGTATATACAGAATATAAACCAATCGAACAAAtacataataacaatatgaaaaaaaatattaaagtaCCTAGTAAATATgaagaagatatatatttatttgatcaTTCATCAGTTTTTGGTAGCTATTATGATAAGCATACCAAAAAATGGGGTTACAAATGTTGCTCCTCAACAaacaaatatgataaatgttttcaaacataa